One window from the genome of Bradyrhizobium xenonodulans encodes:
- a CDS encoding peptidylprolyl isomerase: MIRILAVLAAILFAVPAVAQQLPAGLDKANAIVIDTTKGRIVIKLRTDIAPQHAERIKQLAREGYYNNVPFHRVMDGFMAQTGDGEKFNGTGGSKYPNLKQEFSKVHFARGIVGMARRGDSVDSANSQFFIMFADGGSLDNQYTVIGEVVQGMDVVDKLKKAPPGSSGGAVTDPDKMVKVQVASDIK, encoded by the coding sequence ATGATCCGAATTCTCGCAGTTCTTGCCGCGATCCTGTTCGCGGTGCCGGCGGTGGCGCAGCAATTGCCGGCGGGCCTCGACAAGGCCAACGCCATCGTCATCGACACCACCAAGGGCCGCATCGTCATCAAGCTGCGGACCGACATCGCGCCCCAGCATGCCGAGCGCATCAAGCAGCTCGCACGCGAGGGCTATTACAACAACGTGCCGTTCCACCGCGTCATGGACGGCTTCATGGCGCAGACCGGCGACGGCGAGAAATTCAACGGCACCGGCGGCTCGAAATATCCGAACCTGAAGCAGGAATTTTCCAAGGTGCACTTTGCGCGCGGCATCGTCGGGATGGCCCGGCGCGGCGACAGCGTCGACAGCGCCAACTCGCAGTTCTTCATCATGTTCGCCGACGGCGGGAGCCTCGACAATCAGTACACGGTGATCGGCGAGGTGGTGCAGGGCATGGACGTCGTCGATAAGCTGAAGAAGGCACCGCCCGGCTCGTCCGGCGGCGCCGTCACCGATCCCGACAAGATGGTGAAGGTCCAGGTCGCCTCCGACATCAAATAG
- the gyrA gene encoding DNA gyrase subunit A: MADDDDKPGDQPAQPSDIRPVSIFEEMKKSYLDYAMSVIVARALPDARDGLKPVHRRILYSMNEQGHTPDKKYVKSARVVGDVIGKYHPHGDQSIYDAMVRMAQDFSMRVPLIDGQGNFGSVDGDPPAAYRYTEARLTKAALALLADIDKDTVDFQPNYDNNETEPSVLPAKFPNLLVNGAGGIAVGMATNIPPHNLGEVIDACVALIDNPALTIDELINIVPGPDFPTGGVILGRAGIRAAYHLGRGSIVMRGKVAIETIRKEREAIIITEIPYQVNKATMVERIAELVKEKKIEGIGDLRDESDRDGYRVVIELKRDAVPDVVLNQLYRFTPLQTSFGVNMVALDSGRPRIMHLKDLLAIFVDFRERVVTRRTKYLLAKARDRAHILVGLAIAVANIDEMIRVIRTSPDPTTARDTLMSRDWPARDVEDMLTLIDDPRHRISEDGTIRLSMEQARAILDLRLQRLTALGRDEIREELDKLAGEIADYLDILRSRARVLGIIKTELAEVKAEFATPRRTVIIEQEGEVEDEDLIQREDMVVTVSHAGYVKRVPLSAYRAQRRGGKGRAGMQTRDEDFVSRLFVASTHTPVLFFSSRGQVYKEKVWRLPMAAPNARGKAMINILPLEQGERITTIMPLPEDESTWAQLDVMFATTGGNVRRNKLSDFVDVRRSGIIAMKLDDGEAIVDVQICTERDDVLLTGAAGQCIRFPVTDVRVFTGRTSMGVRGIALGAGDKVISLAILRHVETSSDERSAYLKMRRAVAGEAAAEEAPADAEAEETSGSFQLPQERYVEMSAAEQVVLTVSVNGYGKRTSSYEYRTTGRGGKGIVAMSVNNRNGNLVASFPVEDADQIMLVTDKGQLIRCPVEGIRIAGRSTQGVIVFDTAEDEHVVSVEHITEEAESGNGANGE, from the coding sequence TTGGCTGACGACGACGACAAGCCCGGCGACCAGCCGGCGCAACCCTCGGATATTCGCCCCGTCTCCATCTTCGAGGAGATGAAGAAGTCGTATCTCGACTACGCCATGAGCGTGATCGTGGCGCGCGCGCTGCCCGATGCGCGCGACGGCCTGAAGCCGGTGCACCGCCGCATCCTGTACTCGATGAACGAGCAGGGGCACACGCCCGACAAGAAGTACGTCAAGTCCGCCCGCGTGGTCGGCGACGTCATCGGTAAGTATCATCCGCACGGCGACCAGTCGATCTACGACGCCATGGTCCGCATGGCGCAGGACTTCTCGATGCGCGTGCCGCTGATCGACGGCCAGGGCAATTTCGGCTCGGTCGACGGCGATCCCCCGGCCGCCTATCGTTACACCGAAGCGCGGCTGACGAAGGCGGCGCTGGCTCTGCTGGCCGATATCGACAAGGACACCGTCGACTTCCAGCCGAACTACGACAACAACGAGACCGAACCCTCGGTCCTGCCGGCCAAGTTCCCGAACCTTCTCGTCAACGGCGCCGGCGGCATCGCGGTCGGCATGGCGACCAACATCCCGCCGCATAATCTCGGCGAGGTCATCGACGCATGCGTCGCGTTGATCGACAATCCGGCGCTCACCATCGACGAACTCATCAACATCGTGCCGGGACCGGATTTCCCGACCGGCGGCGTCATTCTCGGGCGGGCGGGCATCCGCGCCGCCTATCACCTCGGCCGCGGCTCGATCGTCATGCGCGGCAAGGTCGCGATCGAGACCATCCGCAAGGAGCGCGAGGCGATCATCATCACCGAGATCCCCTACCAGGTGAACAAGGCGACGATGGTCGAGCGCATCGCCGAGCTGGTGAAGGAAAAGAAGATCGAGGGCATCGGCGATCTGCGCGACGAATCCGACCGCGACGGCTACCGCGTCGTCATCGAGTTGAAGCGCGATGCCGTGCCCGACGTGGTGCTGAACCAGCTGTATCGGTTCACGCCGCTGCAGACGAGTTTTGGCGTCAACATGGTGGCGCTCGACAGCGGCCGTCCGCGGATCATGCATCTGAAGGACCTGCTGGCGATCTTCGTCGACTTCCGCGAGCGGGTCGTCACGCGGCGCACCAAGTACCTGCTGGCCAAGGCGCGCGATCGCGCCCACATCCTGGTCGGTCTGGCGATCGCGGTTGCCAATATCGATGAGATGATCCGCGTCATCCGGACCTCGCCCGATCCGACCACCGCGCGCGACACCCTGATGTCGCGCGACTGGCCGGCCCGGGACGTCGAGGACATGCTGACGCTGATCGACGATCCGCGCCACCGCATCAGCGAGGACGGCACGATCCGGCTGTCGATGGAGCAGGCGAGGGCCATTCTCGACTTGCGCCTGCAACGCCTCACGGCACTCGGCCGTGACGAAATCCGCGAAGAGCTCGACAAGCTCGCCGGTGAGATCGCTGACTATCTCGACATCCTGCGCTCGCGCGCCCGCGTGCTGGGCATCATCAAGACCGAGCTCGCCGAGGTGAAGGCCGAGTTCGCGACCCCGCGCCGCACCGTGATCATCGAGCAGGAAGGCGAGGTCGAGGACGAGGACCTGATCCAGCGCGAGGACATGGTCGTCACCGTCTCTCACGCCGGCTACGTCAAGCGTGTGCCGCTATCGGCCTACCGGGCGCAGCGTCGCGGCGGCAAGGGCCGCGCCGGCATGCAGACCCGCGACGAGGACTTTGTCAGCCGCCTGTTCGTGGCGTCCACGCATACGCCGGTGCTGTTCTTCTCCTCGCGCGGCCAGGTCTACAAGGAAAAGGTCTGGCGTCTGCCGATGGCCGCGCCGAACGCGCGCGGCAAGGCGATGATCAACATCCTGCCGCTGGAGCAGGGCGAACGCATCACCACCATCATGCCGCTGCCCGAGGATGAATCGACCTGGGCCCAGCTCGACGTGATGTTCGCCACCACGGGCGGCAACGTCCGGCGTAACAAACTGTCCGACTTCGTCGACGTGCGCCGCTCCGGCATCATCGCGATGAAGCTCGACGACGGCGAGGCGATCGTCGACGTTCAGATCTGCACCGAGCGCGACGACGTGCTTTTGACCGGCGCCGCCGGCCAGTGCATCCGCTTCCCCGTCACCGACGTGCGCGTGTTCACCGGGCGCACCTCGATGGGTGTGCGTGGCATTGCGCTTGGCGCGGGCGACAAGGTGATCTCGCTGGCGATCCTGCGCCACGTCGAGACCTCATCGGACGAGCGCTCGGCCTACCTGAAGATGCGCCGCGCGGTGGCCGGCGAGGCTGCGGCTGAAGAGGCTCCGGCGGATGCGGAGGCCGAGGAGACCTCAGGCAGCTTCCAGCTTCCGCAGGAGCGCTATGTCGAGATGTCGGCGGCCGAGCAAGTCGTGCTCACCGTCTCCGTCAACGGCTACGGCAAGCGGACCTCGTCCTACGAGTACCGCACCACGGGCCGCGGCGGCAAAGGCATCGTCGCCATGAGCGTCAACAACCGCAACGGCAACCTGGTGGCGTCGTTCCCGGTCGAGGACGCCGACCAGATCATGCTGGTCACCGACAAGGGCCAGCTGATCCGCTGCCCGGTCGAAGGCATCCGCATCGCCGGCCGCTCGACGCAAGGCGTGATCGTGTTCGACACCGCCGAGGACGAGCATGTGGTGTCGGTCGAGCACATCACGGAAGAGGCCGAGAGCGGCAACGGGGCGAATGGGGAGTAG
- the queA gene encoding tRNA preQ1(34) S-adenosylmethionine ribosyltransferase-isomerase QueA, whose product MRTDLFDFDLPAERIALRPASPRDSAKLLVVDGGALRDQTIADLPQWLRPGDQLVVNDTKVIAAQLKGRRIGRETEPKIEATLIRRLDGSRWQALVKPAKKLTAGDRIRFGNEGKVCLLGHLDAEVEAKGAEGEVTLSFSFHGPTLDQAISDLGSPPLPPYIASKRTPDDQDLADYQTMFAANEGAVAAPTAGLHFTPALEQALRERGVSVSRVTLHVGAGTFLPVKVDDTEGHKMHAEWGTISAETAERLNTARKNGGRIIAVGTTSLRLLESAASEDGSIQPFAAETSIFITPGYRFRAVDVLMTNFHLPKSTLFMLVSAFSGLETMKAAYAHAIAGGYRFYSYGDACLLFRANG is encoded by the coding sequence GTGCGCACCGACCTCTTCGATTTCGATCTGCCCGCCGAGCGCATCGCATTGCGCCCGGCGAGCCCGCGCGACTCCGCCAAACTGCTGGTCGTGGACGGCGGGGCGCTGCGCGACCAGACCATCGCCGACCTGCCGCAATGGCTGAGGCCGGGCGACCAGCTCGTCGTCAACGACACCAAGGTGATCGCGGCGCAATTGAAGGGCCGCCGCATCGGCCGCGAGACCGAGCCGAAGATCGAGGCGACCTTGATCAGGCGGCTCGACGGCTCGCGCTGGCAGGCGCTGGTGAAGCCCGCCAAGAAGCTCACGGCCGGCGACCGCATCCGCTTCGGCAATGAAGGCAAGGTCTGCCTGCTCGGCCATCTCGACGCCGAGGTCGAGGCCAAGGGCGCCGAAGGCGAGGTGACACTGTCGTTCTCGTTCCACGGGCCTACGCTCGACCAGGCGATATCGGATCTCGGCAGCCCGCCACTGCCGCCCTACATCGCCTCCAAGCGCACGCCCGACGATCAGGACCTCGCCGACTATCAGACCATGTTCGCGGCGAATGAAGGGGCGGTCGCTGCTCCCACCGCGGGCCTGCATTTCACGCCCGCGCTGGAGCAGGCGTTGCGCGAGCGCGGCGTCAGTGTCAGTCGCGTCACGCTGCATGTCGGGGCAGGGACGTTCCTGCCGGTGAAGGTGGACGACACTGAAGGCCACAAGATGCATGCCGAGTGGGGCACGATCTCGGCCGAAACTGCAGAGCGGCTCAACACCGCGCGGAAGAACGGCGGCCGCATCATCGCGGTCGGCACCACGTCATTGCGGCTGCTCGAGAGCGCAGCCAGCGAGGACGGCAGCATTCAGCCGTTTGCGGCGGAGACCTCGATCTTCATCACGCCCGGCTATCGCTTCCGCGCCGTCGACGTGCTGATGACCAACTTCCACCTGCCGAAGTCGACGCTGTTCATGCTGGTGTCGGCGTTCTCAGGGCTGGAGACGATGAAGGCAGCGTACGCGCACGCGATTGCGGGCGGGTATCGGTTCTATTCGTACGGGGATGCGTGCCTGTTGTTTCGGGCGAACGGCTAG
- a CDS encoding low molecular weight protein tyrosine phosphatase family protein, protein MTNVLFVCSANRLRSPTAEQIFSSWPGIETDSAGIANGAEVLLSSEQIEWADIIFVMEKAHRNKLNRKFRSSLNGKRVICLDIPDDYEFMDPALVRMLESRVGRFLSRPGSTVSRP, encoded by the coding sequence GTGACCAACGTCCTGTTTGTCTGCAGCGCCAACCGCCTCCGCAGCCCAACTGCCGAGCAGATCTTTTCGAGCTGGCCGGGGATCGAGACCGATTCGGCCGGCATCGCGAACGGCGCGGAGGTGTTGTTGTCCTCCGAACAGATCGAATGGGCCGACATCATCTTCGTCATGGAGAAGGCGCACCGTAACAAGCTGAACCGGAAATTCCGCTCCAGCCTGAATGGCAAGCGGGTCATCTGCCTCGACATTCCGGACGACTACGAATTCATGGATCCTGCCTTGGTCCGGATGCTCGAAAGCCGGGTCGGCCGCTTCCTGTCCCGACCCGGGTCGACCGTTTCCAGACCTTAG
- a CDS encoding DUF2306 domain-containing protein produces MSLAPLLDAAPAIPLHAFAAMAAFVLGLVQFAAPKGTLPHRTIGWIWVALMAMVAASSFWIHQIRLVGPFSPIHLLSIFTLVVLPLAVWRAHVHRVADHRRMMILLFAGALVVAGLFTLVPGRIMHRVIFGA; encoded by the coding sequence ATGAGCCTCGCGCCGCTGCTTGACGCCGCTCCGGCGATCCCGCTGCATGCCTTCGCGGCGATGGCGGCCTTCGTGCTGGGACTCGTGCAATTCGCGGCCCCCAAGGGCACGCTGCCGCACCGGACGATCGGCTGGATCTGGGTGGCGCTGATGGCCATGGTGGCCGCATCCTCGTTCTGGATTCACCAGATCCGCCTGGTTGGGCCATTCAGCCCGATCCATCTGTTGTCGATCTTCACACTGGTGGTGCTGCCGCTCGCGGTGTGGCGCGCGCACGTCCATCGCGTGGCCGATCACCGGCGGATGATGATCTTGCTGTTCGCCGGCGCACTGGTGGTGGCGGGGCTGTTCACACTGGTGCCCGGGCGCATCATGCACCGAGTGATTTTCGGGGCCTGA
- a CDS encoding single-stranded DNA-binding protein → MAGSVNKVILVGNLGKDPEIRRTQDGRPIANLSIATSETWRDKNSGERKEKTEWHRVVIFNEGLCKVAEQYLKKGAKVYIEGALQTRKWTDQSGVEKYSTEVVLQGFNSTLTMLDGRGGGGGGGSFGDEPGGDFGSSGPVSSAPRRPVAAGGGGRNSDMDDDIPF, encoded by the coding sequence ATGGCGGGAAGCGTCAACAAGGTCATTCTGGTTGGAAATCTCGGCAAGGATCCTGAAATCCGCCGCACCCAGGACGGGCGGCCGATCGCGAATCTGAGCATCGCCACCTCCGAGACCTGGCGTGACAAGAACAGCGGCGAGCGCAAGGAAAAGACCGAGTGGCATCGCGTCGTGATCTTCAATGAAGGGCTCTGCAAGGTCGCCGAGCAGTATCTGAAGAAGGGCGCGAAGGTTTACATCGAGGGCGCGCTCCAGACCCGCAAATGGACTGATCAGAGCGGCGTCGAGAAGTATTCGACCGAGGTCGTGCTGCAGGGCTTCAACTCGACCCTGACCATGCTCGACGGTCGTGGCGGCGGCGGTGGAGGCGGCAGCTTCGGCGACGAGCCGGGCGGCGATTTCGGCTCCTCGGGTCCGGTCAGCAGCGCGCCGCGTCGTCCGGTTGCCGCCGGCGGCGGTGGCCGCAACAGCGACATGGACGACGATATCCCGTTCTAA
- a CDS encoding PepSY domain-containing protein — MKTTKRWILPLLAISLSALLLAAPARAIVTTGTPTALHNDTDGDAEADRQAVSREIERFRSSSISISQAMAIAEARHAGATTADVSFDGGSGVPVYRVKTLHNDRIWRHTINAATGELVGGEAALPLAELDHDDRSNLAALGSIRHRLADAVRVAERAASGKAISGGLVRERGRLNFAIVVISGDDLKEVILQPPGARAK, encoded by the coding sequence ATGAAGACGACCAAACGATGGATCTTGCCGTTGCTGGCGATCAGCCTGTCTGCGTTGCTCCTCGCGGCGCCGGCGCGGGCGATCGTCACCACGGGCACGCCGACCGCCCTTCACAACGATACAGATGGTGATGCCGAGGCCGACCGCCAGGCCGTCAGCCGCGAGATCGAGCGCTTCCGCAGCTCTTCGATCTCGATCAGCCAGGCCATGGCGATTGCGGAAGCCCGCCATGCCGGCGCCACCACCGCGGATGTGAGCTTCGACGGAGGCTCCGGTGTGCCGGTGTACCGGGTGAAGACGCTGCACAACGACCGGATCTGGCGCCACACCATCAATGCCGCGACCGGCGAGCTCGTCGGCGGCGAAGCTGCCCTCCCCCTCGCCGAGCTCGACCACGACGACCGCAGCAATCTGGCGGCGCTCGGTTCGATCAGGCACCGCCTCGCGGACGCCGTGCGCGTTGCCGAGCGCGCGGCCTCAGGCAAGGCGATCAGCGGCGGGCTGGTGCGCGAACGCGGCCGGCTGAATTTTGCGATCGTCGTCATCAGCGGCGACGACCTCAAGGAGGTCATCCTCCAGCCGCCGGGCGCCCGGGCCAAATAG
- a CDS encoding aspartate-semialdehyde dehydrogenase produces the protein MEDKVSNDPVVAIVGVTGAVGAEFIATMDKRGFRVGKLKALASARSAGKRVSFRGQDVVIEELTERAFEGVDIALFSAGGSISKKFAPLAVKAGAVVVDNSSAFRMDPNVPLVIPEINANRIRDHKGIIANPNCAAITALVPLWPIHQKNRIKRVIISTYQAASGAGAAAMEELVESTRANLNGQVYTPRVMPHPYAFNLFNHNTAIDPETGYNDEETKVINETRKIFEDETIAIGVTCVRVPVLRAHCEAITFECEKPITEDQVRAIMAQAPGVKVVDNRAKNYFPMPIDASGQDDVLVGRIRKDLSDPSGHSISMFVAADQLLKGAALNAVQIAELLPQRVMA, from the coding sequence ATGGAGGACAAAGTGAGTAACGATCCCGTCGTCGCGATTGTCGGCGTCACCGGTGCGGTGGGCGCCGAATTCATCGCCACCATGGACAAGCGCGGCTTTCGCGTCGGCAAGCTCAAGGCGCTCGCCAGCGCCCGCTCGGCCGGCAAGAGGGTGTCGTTCCGCGGGCAAGACGTCGTCATCGAGGAGCTGACCGAGCGCGCCTTCGAGGGCGTCGACATCGCCCTGTTCTCCGCTGGCGGCAGCATCTCCAAGAAGTTCGCGCCGCTCGCGGTCAAGGCCGGCGCCGTCGTGGTCGACAACTCCTCCGCCTTCCGCATGGATCCGAACGTGCCGCTGGTGATCCCGGAGATCAACGCGAACCGTATCCGCGACCACAAGGGCATCATCGCCAACCCCAACTGCGCCGCGATCACCGCGCTGGTGCCGCTCTGGCCGATCCACCAGAAGAACCGCATCAAGCGCGTGATCATCTCGACCTACCAGGCGGCCTCCGGCGCCGGCGCCGCCGCGATGGAGGAACTCGTCGAATCCACCCGCGCCAATCTCAACGGGCAGGTCTATACGCCCAGGGTGATGCCGCACCCCTACGCGTTCAATCTCTTCAACCACAACACGGCGATCGACCCTGAGACCGGCTACAACGATGAAGAGACCAAGGTCATCAACGAGACCCGCAAGATCTTCGAGGACGAGACCATCGCGATCGGCGTCACCTGCGTGCGCGTGCCGGTGCTGCGCGCGCATTGCGAGGCCATCACCTTCGAATGCGAGAAGCCGATCACCGAGGACCAGGTCCGCGCCATCATGGCGCAGGCGCCGGGCGTGAAGGTCGTCGACAACCGCGCCAAGAACTACTTCCCGATGCCGATCGACGCCTCGGGCCAGGACGACGTCCTGGTCGGCCGCATCCGGAAGGATCTCAGCGATCCCTCAGGGCATTCGATCTCGATGTTCGTGGCGGCGGATCAGCTCTTGAAGGGCGCCGCGCTGAACGCGGTGCAGATCGCCGAGCTGTTGCCGCAGCGGGTGATGGCGTAA
- the coaD gene encoding pantetheine-phosphate adenylyltransferase, protein MPRIAFYPGSFDPITNGHLDVVRRSVSLCDRLVVAIGVHPGKKPLFSTEERLQMLHDVCGPVAAQAGCTLEVVTYDDLAVTSARKYGATIMIRGLRDGTDLDYEMQLAGMNGTMAPDVQTVFLPASPVVRPITGTLVRQIAGMGGDVSAFVPPQVAAQLKAKFA, encoded by the coding sequence ATGCCGCGCATTGCCTTCTACCCAGGTTCCTTCGACCCCATCACCAACGGCCACCTCGACGTGGTCCGGCGCAGTGTGTCCCTGTGCGACCGGCTGGTGGTCGCGATCGGGGTGCACCCCGGCAAGAAACCGCTGTTCTCGACCGAGGAGCGGCTCCAGATGCTCCACGACGTCTGCGGGCCTGTTGCAGCTCAAGCCGGCTGCACGCTCGAGGTCGTGACCTACGACGATCTCGCCGTCACCTCCGCCCGCAAGTACGGCGCGACCATCATGATTCGGGGCCTGCGCGACGGCACCGACCTCGACTACGAGATGCAGCTCGCCGGGATGAACGGCACTATGGCGCCCGACGTGCAGACCGTCTTCCTGCCAGCCTCTCCGGTGGTCCGCCCGATTACCGGCACATTGGTGCGCCAGATCGCCGGCATGGGCGGGGACGTCTCGGCCTTCGTCCCGCCGCAGGTCGCGGCACAGCTCAAGGCAAAATTCGCCTGA
- a CDS encoding peptidylprolyl isomerase produces MSVTENTLILETTQGPVTIEMRPDLAPGHVARIKELVREGFYDGIVFHRVIEGFMAQTGCPQGTGTGGSGQKLKAEFNKEPHVRGTTSMARAASPDSGDSQFFICFDDARFLDNQYTVWGKVTEGMENVDKIKRGEPVQNPDKIVKARMAADKE; encoded by the coding sequence ATGAGCGTCACCGAAAACACCCTGATCCTCGAGACCACGCAGGGCCCCGTCACCATCGAGATGCGTCCCGACCTCGCGCCCGGCCATGTCGCGCGCATCAAGGAGCTGGTCCGCGAGGGCTTCTACGACGGCATCGTGTTCCACCGCGTGATCGAGGGATTCATGGCGCAGACCGGCTGCCCGCAGGGCACCGGCACCGGCGGCTCCGGCCAGAAGCTGAAGGCCGAGTTCAACAAGGAGCCGCATGTGCGCGGCACCACCTCGATGGCCCGCGCCGCGAGCCCCGATTCCGGCGACAGCCAGTTCTTCATCTGCTTCGACGACGCCCGCTTCCTCGACAACCAGTACACGGTGTGGGGCAAGGTCACCGAGGGCATGGAGAACGTCGACAAGATCAAGCGCGGCGAGCCGGTGCAGAACCCTGACAAGATCGTCAAGGCGCGGATGGCGGCGGACAAGGAATAA
- a CDS encoding potassium transporter Kup, which translates to MTMGALGVVYGDIGTSPLYALKEAAKAAAHGSTLSHAAVLGVASLILWALLLIISLKYALLILRADNRGEGGIVALLALLHARNAQAGTWRAHLLVVGLVGAALLYGDGAITPAISVLSAIEGLKVDAPSLAPAVVPITIAILVGLFMMQKQGAGFIGRIFGPVMLAWFVVLAALGIHGIVQAPAVLAALSPLYAFDFLIHQDFHISFGILGAAFLAVTGGEAMYADMGHFGRLPIRLAWFAICLPALVLNYFGQAALLITDPTMIDNPFFQLCPDALHYPLVAFSAVATVIASQAIISGVFSLTQQSIQLGFLPRMQIRHTTSDAIGQIYVPLVNWLLAAATLGAVLSFGTSDALAGAYGIAVSLLMAITTLLAALVAIQWGYSPWLVVAVNGFFFVIDVIFFSANSIKLFEGGWFPLLLAGFVAFLMLTWRAGVKLVEAARAKLRQPEEDLIETAVNKCSARLPGTAVFLASAPRGVPLALTQFVKHNRVLHERIVLVTVLIEELPHITDEDRAEVIEIIPGITRVILHYGFMQNPTIYEGLGLVCRQGKLPGIDLSDITYYVGRETIIPSEDIPGMWVWREGLFAFLQRNAERSAAFFGVPTKQVVEFGTELEI; encoded by the coding sequence ATGACCATGGGCGCCCTCGGGGTCGTCTATGGCGATATCGGCACCAGCCCCCTCTACGCCCTGAAGGAAGCCGCCAAGGCGGCTGCCCATGGCAGCACACTCAGTCACGCCGCTGTCCTCGGGGTTGCCTCGCTGATCCTCTGGGCGCTGCTGCTGATCATCTCGCTAAAATACGCGCTGCTGATCCTGCGCGCGGACAATCGCGGCGAAGGCGGCATCGTCGCGCTGCTGGCGCTGCTGCATGCCCGCAACGCACAAGCAGGTACCTGGCGCGCGCATCTGCTGGTCGTCGGTCTCGTCGGCGCGGCGCTGCTCTACGGCGACGGCGCGATCACGCCGGCGATCTCGGTGCTCAGCGCCATCGAAGGCCTCAAGGTCGACGCGCCCTCGCTGGCGCCGGCGGTGGTGCCCATCACCATCGCCATCCTGGTCGGCCTGTTCATGATGCAGAAGCAAGGCGCCGGCTTCATCGGCCGCATCTTCGGCCCGGTGATGCTGGCCTGGTTCGTCGTGCTCGCCGCGCTCGGGATCCACGGCATCGTCCAGGCGCCGGCGGTGCTGGCCGCCCTCAGCCCGCTCTATGCTTTCGACTTCCTGATCCATCAGGACTTCCACATCTCGTTCGGAATCCTCGGCGCCGCCTTCCTCGCGGTGACCGGCGGCGAAGCCATGTACGCCGACATGGGACATTTCGGCCGCCTGCCGATCCGGCTGGCCTGGTTCGCGATCTGCCTGCCGGCCCTCGTGCTGAACTATTTCGGCCAGGCCGCGCTCCTGATCACCGATCCCACGATGATCGACAACCCGTTCTTCCAGCTCTGCCCCGACGCCCTGCACTACCCGCTGGTCGCCTTCTCCGCGGTCGCGACCGTGATCGCCTCGCAGGCGATCATCTCCGGCGTGTTCTCGCTGACCCAGCAGTCGATCCAGCTCGGCTTCCTGCCGCGCATGCAGATCCGCCACACCACCAGCGATGCGATCGGCCAGATCTACGTGCCGCTGGTGAACTGGCTGCTCGCCGCCGCGACGTTAGGGGCGGTGCTGAGCTTCGGTACCTCGGACGCGCTCGCCGGCGCCTATGGCATCGCGGTGTCGCTGCTGATGGCGATCACGACGCTGCTCGCCGCGCTGGTGGCGATCCAGTGGGGCTATTCGCCGTGGCTCGTGGTTGCCGTGAACGGCTTCTTCTTCGTGATCGACGTGATCTTCTTCTCCGCCAATTCGATCAAGCTGTTCGAGGGCGGCTGGTTTCCGCTGCTGCTCGCCGGCTTCGTCGCCTTCCTGATGCTGACCTGGCGCGCCGGCGTGAAGCTCGTGGAAGCGGCACGCGCAAAACTGCGCCAGCCGGAGGAGGACCTGATCGAGACCGCGGTCAACAAGTGCAGCGCGAGGCTGCCCGGGACCGCCGTATTCCTGGCGTCCGCGCCGCGCGGCGTGCCGCTGGCACTGACCCAGTTCGTCAAGCACAACCGCGTGCTGCACGAGCGCATCGTTCTCGTCACCGTGCTGATCGAGGAGCTTCCGCACATCACCGACGAGGACCGTGCCGAGGTGATCGAGATCATCCCCGGCATCACCCGCGTCATCCTGCATTACGGCTTCATGCAGAACCCGACGATCTACGAGGGACTGGGGCTCGTCTGCCGCCAGGGCAAGCTGCCGGGCATCGACCTCTCCGACATCACCTATTATGTCGGCCGCGAGACCATCATCCCGAGCGAGGACATTCCGGGCATGTGGGTCTGGCGCGAAGGCCTGTTCGCCTTCCTCCAGCGCAACGCCGAACGCTCCGCCGCGTTCTTCGGCGTGCCCACCAAGCAAGTGGTGGAGTTCGGGACGGAGCTGGAGATCTAG